The DNA region GGGACGGCTTCCTGCGCGTCTGGTTCGGTCCGCAGGAGATCGACCAGATGGCGGAGGAGGCCCTGCAGACAGCCGGCCTTCTGCCTCGTCTGGAAGCGCCGGTGGTGGACGTGGAGCGGTTCCTGGAGGGCTGCCTGGGGGCGGACCTGGACCAGTATGCCCCGTTGCCCCACGACGTGCTGGGCGCAACGGAGTTCCGGCCCGGAGTTCCTCCCCTGGTCCAGGTCAACGCGGCCCTCACCCGCGCCGCCCTGGACGACCCGCACCCGCCTCCGGGGAGCCGGGGCCGCTGGCGTGCCACGCTTGCTCACGAGGCCGGACACATCCTCCTCCACCGGGCCCTGGTGGAGCCCGACCCTTCCCAGACCTCGCTCTTCGACCCGCCCGACCGGCTGTTCCGCTGCCTCCATCGGGAGGTGGCGTTCGGGGGAGGCAGCGACTGGCGGGAGGTTCAGGCGAACCGGTTCATGGCCGCGCTGCTGATGCCGAAGTCGGTGTTCGTTGCCGCGGTGGTCCGGGCGCAATACACCAGGGGGCCCCACGAAGTCGGACGACTTCGTGGGGAGACGCTCCTGCGGTTCGGGGCTCGTCTGCGGGCGGCGGGGATCCTGCCGTCCATGGGCCGCAGGGGGGACGCCTACGAGGTCGCCCTGTGCGAGGCGTTCTTCGCCACCCTGGAGCGGGAGGTCCTGGACCGGTACCGGTTCCAGACCCGGGACGAGGCCCGCTCCGTGTTGTTCGCCTACCTGGAGGGGTTCTATAACCGCCGGCGCCGGCACTCAGCTCTGGGGTACCTGTCCCTGCGGACTTCGAGAGGAGGTGGTGGATCGGCCACGAATCTCTCAGCGCTACACTCTCCATGACACCGGGGTAGGTCCAAATTGGCCACGTGGTCGTCGATGGGCCAACCGATGAAGATGATCCGCTCCTTGAGCATGCGGGACTAAATGTCGTATGCTCGCTCACCTCGCGTCGTCTGCTCCACCACAATGAGGACGAGTCGACCTCTTGTCATGGCTTGCGGCTATCTTCCCCTGAAGGCGATCCGTTCGGAGCTGTCGTGACGGTCCAGGACAGGCTCTTCAGCCGCAATTCCTCGTCTGCCAGTCGCAGACCGGCCCGGCGTCCTCGGCCATGATCAGCCCGAGAGACTCTCCGGACGAAACGGGCGCCTCCGGTTTCCGGATCGCGTCGGGCCCCTTTGAGGGATGCGGTCAGCGCCTCGCCGAAGGGCCGCAGGTTTACAAAGACTCCTGAATCCAGCCTGTCGCGAAGCTCTGCGAGGCACTGCGGGTGGGGTAGGGCTCGCACCACGCAAAAGGCCATGGTCTCCCCTCCAGGTTACATCGGTGCCGATCTGCGGGATGCCCGCTGCTGCAGTACGGCTTCCAGCCAGGCCTTGAGGCGCTCGTAGCTTTGAGCTCCCGTCAGTCCGTATGTGTGGTCCGCGACCAGCGTGGGCACGCCAGTGATGCCGTAGAGCCGCGCCCGGACCAAGTCCTGCTCCACCTGGTCGCGGGTGTCCGGGGCGTGATAGTCCCGCTCCCAGCGGGCCACGTTTAGGCCGACGTCGTGGGCGCATTGGCGTAGCACCTCGAAGTCGGCGATGTTGAGGCACTCGGTAAGATGCGCGCGCTGCACCCGGTCGAACATGGCGCCGTGCGCCTCCTGGCCGCCCTGCCGTTCGGCGGCCTTGCAGGCCAGAAGCCCGGGCATCGAATACGGGTAGTCAAACGGCCGGGTCGCCATAAGGTCGGCGCGGATGCGGTGCTCGTCGTCGTTGCGGTTGGCGGCCCGCCAGTGGGACAGGATCTCGCGCTTTCCCGCCTCCTTGGAGCCGAACATAACTACGATGGCCTCCGGCGACGGCGCCAGGGCAAAGGCCCGGTGGACGACCCGGACCTCGGGGTACTCGCTGACCAGCTGGGGTACCCGGGGCGACAGCGCGTAGCACCACGCACACAGTACGTCGTGGAAAAACTCCAATTCGACCGTTTCGTTGTGGCGATCCATCTCAGTCCCTTTCGCTCAGGCTCCTTCACCGCCCACCACGGCAATAGTTTAATACACAAAAATAAGACGTAACACGCAAGTAGCAAACGCGGGCACAGGTTCGACGACCCTTGCAAGCCGCATGGATGCTGAATTTTCAACGCCACTAGGCTGGCGGGCGCGTGCGGCGCCGATGACAGTAGAAGGGGTCTCACCGATGGGCGATGCGCGGGCATCGATCCCGTCCGCACCGATCCGCCGCGGCCTGCGACCGCGGACGGCTTCGGTGAACCCGCACCAGCCGCTGGATCAGAATGGGCCTTTGCCTCTCCAGCAAGTCCTCTTTGAGCGGGCCCGGGCCCTTCCCGGCGTCCAGGTGGAGCCGAGCAAGGCGGCCAATGTGGTGGGGGCCAAGGGCTGGGGCGAGTTGCGCCCGGTGGTACGCTAGACACTCAAGAAGAGTTTGGCTACCTCGACCGGTACATCTGGCAGCCTGTCGGAGGCCGCCCGATCCAGCACCGCTACCGGACCGTGGGCCAGATCCCGGCGACGACGAAGGAGTCCGACGCCATGAGCTGGGACCTGCAGTGCCGGGGCTTTCGCTTCGCCGGCTCGACGATCTGCTATGCCTTCATGCAGGCCGCGGACATGGTGAATGACCATACGATCGACTGCTTCAGGTACGGCGAGGTGTCCCGATGCCTGCCGTCGCTGCGCCGCCGGCCTTGGGCCCACGTGACACGCCCGTGGTGACCATCGACCTTGGATATCATGGAAGCCAACACCCATCGGCTGCAGGCGTACTGTGACGCGCACTGCATCGCCAACCTACCACAACATCAAGACGCAAAAGGTCCCCCAGATCGCTGGACAGCAGCTCGCGGCCGTCGCGGCCGGGCGCCCGCTTGATGGTGGCCATCGACAGCCCCCGGGGAGCCGCCGCACTAGCTCAGCAGCGACAGGAGCAGCTCCCGCAGCGCCGCCCGGGTGTCGGCCCACGACGGCAGCGCCTGCCCGCGGACTGCCGCGGCGGCAGCCATCCGGCCGCGCAGGGCCGGATCGTCACGGAGTCTTCGCAACGCTCCAGCCAGCGCCCGGGGCCGACCGGGAGGCACCAGGATCCCCTCCACCCCGCCACTGATCAGGTCGGGGATTCCCCCTACGGCCGTGGCCACCACGGGCAGGCCGAACCACAGGGCCTCGGCCAGGGCCGTGGGATACCCCTCGTAGCCAGAGGGCAGGACGAAGGCGTCCACTGCCGCATACCTTGCACCCATCTCCCCGGGGGGCACAACGCCGGCAGCCCGCACACGATCCTCCAGGCGGTGGCGCCGCATGGCCTCCCGAACCTGCCGCGCATACGCCGGATCGGCCGCGCGGTCGCCCACCAGGTCGAGCCGCACGTCAGGGGGCAGGTCCGCCAGGGCCTCGATGAGCACATGCAGGCCCTTCACGGGAAGCCAGTTGGCCACGCAGAGAAGCCGCAGGCCCGCGCCGGCTTTCCGTTGGTGGCCCAAAGCGACGCCAGGCCGTGGGCGGGGCCCGTCCTTTCCGGGCGGGATCGTGTGCACCGGTCCCGCGACCCCGAAGCGGTGGAGCCACCGGCTCAGGTCCTGGCCGACGACGACGGCGAGGTCTACCCGACGAAGGAAGGCCATCTCCAGCCGTCGCCACCG from Armatimonadota bacterium includes:
- a CDS encoding integrase core domain-containing protein, encoding DGFLRVWFGPQEIDQMAEEALQTAGLLPRLEAPVVDVERFLEGCLGADLDQYAPLPHDVLGATEFRPGVPPLVQVNAALTRAALDDPHPPPGSRGRWRATLAHEAGHILLHRALVEPDPSQTSLFDPPDRLFRCLHREVAFGGGSDWREVQANRFMAALLMPKSVFVAAVVRAQYTRGPHEVGRLRGETLLRFGARLRAAGILPSMGRRGDAYEVALCEAFFATLEREVLDRYRFQTRDEARSVLFAYLEGFYNRRRRHSALGYLSLRTSRGGGGSATNLSALHSP
- a CDS encoding DsbA family protein; translation: MDRHNETVELEFFHDVLCAWCYALSPRVPQLVSEYPEVRVVHRAFALAPSPEAIVVMFGSKEAGKREILSHWRAANRNDDEHRIRADLMATRPFDYPYSMPGLLACKAAERQGGQEAHGAMFDRVQRAHLTECLNIADFEVLRQCAHDVGLNVARWERDYHAPDTRDQVEQDLVRARLYGITGVPTLVADHTYGLTGAQSYERLKAWLEAVLQQRASRRSAPM
- a CDS encoding DNA-3-methyladenine glycosylase I; translation: MWQPVGGRPIQHRYRTVGQIPATTKESDAMSWDLQCRGFRFAGSTICYAFMQAADMVNDHTIDCFRYGEVSRCLPSLRRRPWAHVTRPW
- a CDS encoding glycosyltransferase family 4 protein, whose product is MGPSDGDVTLLVAGEPHRLTGGNLYNQHLCASLISAGVDVAVVTAPPALYPRVAIVDSISIAQSFSWIAARPVRTAAVALMHMLPSLHATSGPARLRWRRLEMAFLRRVDLAVVVGQDLSRWLHRFGVAGPVHTIPPGKDGPRPRPGVALGHQRKAGAGLRLLCVANWLPVKGLHVLIEALADLPPDVRLDLVGDRAADPAYARQVREAMRRHRLEDRVRAAGVVPPGEMGARYAAVDAFVLPSGYEGYPTALAEALWFGLPVVATAVGGIPDLISGGVEGILVPPGRPRALAGALRRLRDDPALRGRMAAAAAVRGQALPSWADTRAALRELLLSLLS